The nucleotide sequence GTGCCGGAGCACACCGTCGATGTCGCACAGTACGGCGTCGTAGGGGCGCGCGGTCATGCTCAGACTCCTTGCGGACGGTCCGCGGGCTCGTGCGCGCTCGCGGAGACGGTCCAGCGGGGCGTTGGCTGTCACCTTCGGGCTGGTCGGCGTCTCCGTCAAGGTCGTCCGGGTTGTCGGCCGTGAGGAGGCCGTGCGGCGGTTGTCGGCTGTCTGATCGTGTGGGCGCCTTCCAGGTTACGCGGAACGCCGTGCCCTTCGCCGAACCGCCCCCCCGAGGCCGGAACGTCGGCCGAGGGAGGCAGCGTTCCGGTATTCGCGGCCCTGCCGGGAACCGGTGGTGTCGTCGCCGATTGGCCGGAGGCCGCAACCTCCGGCGCCTGCGCAGGCGTTCCGGCCCCCGCCCCGCGTTGTCCGAGGACGAGTCGCAACCGACGACGACCGAGGCGGTCAACACGCAGGCCACCAGGCCGCCCCCGGACCTTTCGACCGATCGTCACAGGCACACCCCCTGCTTCACGGTGGTGCACCTCCGCTGCGAACTCCCGTGCTGTTCACGGGAGTCACCCTGAGGACGCGGGCCGCGCGCATTCGTGTGCTCGGGACGAACATGAGCGAACGCAGACCTTCCCGAGCGGCAGGCCGCGGGCCGGTATCCGTCGCCACCGCCCGGCTCGGCATCAAGCGGGCGCGCTGTGGGTACCGGACGATCTTCCCCACGACCGCAGATCCGAAAGGCCCACGATGACCGGGACCTCGTCCGGCACCACCGAGCTCAAGGCGACCTACGCGGCTCAGGTGTCCGCCGACCTGGAGCGCAATGCCGAGCAACAGCAACGCCTCACCGTGGAAATCGAGTCGTTGCAGGGGCAGTTGACCGCGCTTCGGCGCGACCACGCGCTGCTCCGGAGCATGATCACGGCCCTGCGGGCCCCCGTCCCGCCCAAATCCGCGAAACAGGGCCCCGCACGTCGGCGGAGCACGGCCACGGCCCGGCCCTCCCGCACAAGCACGACCGGCGCCACCCGCCCGGCGGCGAAGAAGGCGACCGCCAAGCCCACACGCCGCACGAAGAGCGCGACCGGCCCGACCCTCGTCGAACTCATCCGCCGGTACCTCACCGCGCAGGACGCACCGCGATCCGCCGCCGACGTCACCGACGCACTCACCCGAGCCCACCCCGGACGCAGCATCAAACCCAAAGTCGTCCGCGTCACGATCGAAGGACTCGTCAGCCGCGGCCAGGTCCAACGCCACAAGCGCAACCGCTCCGTGTCCTACACCGCACGCAAGCGCAACACGGGCAACCGCCCCGCCACCGCCTGACCGGGCGGTGTGAGCGCGCACGGCGCCGGAAGGTGACGCGCGGCGCGTCACCTTCGTGTCCCCCGATGTCATCTGCCGTGCGAACCGTGCGGTGTTGTAGCGCGGTTCGCTGGTCGACACGGTCGCCGTCCCAACCGGTGACGTGCGTCAGGAGCCCGGGGAGCTGCGCCCGAGACCGTCCGGCGTCGGCCCCCGGGTGGCCGGCTTCTCGTGCGGCGGCACAGCGCCCAGGCGCCGTGCCGCCCCACGACGAACGGTCGACCCGCCCACCGCACCCTGCCACCCGGACCTACCGCAGCAACGACCCGGCGAAGCGAAGACAACCACGGCCGTCGGCCCCTCGCATGGCATCCGCAGGGCCGTCACCATCGCGGCAAGCGACCGTGCTCGCCCGGCAGTTCGGTCTGCTCGGACCGGGTCGCTGACAGACGAGGCCCCGACGCGGGCGCGGCTACGGGGGCGACGTCATTCCGAGACCTGGGTGTACCGTCCCTCCTGCCCCTCGTCGATGAGCCAGTCGTACAGTTCCTCGGCGGCGGGCATGGTCACCTCGACTCCGGCGGACTCCAGGAGGTCGCGCAGTCGCCGCGCCATCGACTCGCTGACGAAATGGTGCTCCACTGTGAGGTTTTGAAGGTGCGTCAGCGGTTGTCCCGTGAGCAGGGCCTCGACGCCGGCGTCGCTGAGCGTCCCCATCGAGAGATCCAGTGACGCCAGACGGGCCACGATCGGCGCGGCGGCGAGGGCTGTGGCGATGTCGTTCTGGATCTCGCTGTTCATCATCCCCAGGTGCCGAAGTCGGGGCAGGCTGGCGCCGACGAGGAGGGCGTCGAGATCACGAACGGTCGCGTCCCCGCCGTAGAACTCGACGCCCAGCCACACGTCCAAGTGCTCGAGCGCCGGAAAGTCGCATGCGGCGATCGCCCCCGGAACGTGGGCGGGCAGACCTCCGGTCTCGAGCGTGAGTCGGCGCAACCGCTCGTGCCGGACGGGCCGCAACACGTCCGACGGCTCGTCCCGATTGGAGCGCTGGCCGAACCGGTAGGTCAGCTCCTCCAGTTCAGGGAAGGATTCGAGCACCTGTGTCACGTCGCCGCGAGGAATCCACGAGATCTCGTGCTGGTCGCTGGTGATGTGCCCGACGAACAGACTTCTCAGCGCGGGAAAGCGATCCGCATGAGCACACAGCAATTCGGCGGGCAGGTTCGCCGGCTCCCGGGACAGGATGCCCTTTCCCCAGTAGCCCAGAAGCAACGAACGCACGCGCGTGGTGTCCACGGCCTGAAGGAAGCCCTCGAACACCTCGGTGTAGGAGACGTCGGAGTCATACGCCGTGGCCAGCCCCCACGCCACCCGGTCGGCCCGCGGCGCCGCGGCCCCCACTTCCGCCCACGTGGTCGGCCTGGAGTTCGGCGACATGGTCAACAGGTTGCGCATTTCCGGGCTCGCCGCCTCCAGGTCGACGGGCGCCTCCAACCAGTGCACCGGGAGCCCACCCCAGTACTCCAGGTACTTCCCCACACCCATAGTCACCCCGTCCCCCGGGACCTCACCACGAACAGCCCCGAAGACTAACGACCGCCGCCGACACCACCGTGGCCGGCACCCGAACCACCCGGCACCATCGGACCGACGGCCTTGCCCGGGGCGCCGCCTTCGCGGCGACCTACCACCCGCCTTACGCGGCAACGGGTTTGCCATCGCGTCTGAGCGGTCCCACGCGTCTGAGCGGTCCCACAGCGGAAGAGGCGCACACCCGGTTCCGCCCGCCTCTTGTGATCGTCCGCTGTGCTCGTCCGGCAAGCTCCGAAGAGACTGAGCTTATGCGCCCACCGCACCGTGTATGAAGCGCCGAAGATGCGTACGCACGGCGTCGGGCCGCTCCAGCCAGGGCTCGTGCCCCGCGTCCTCGATCCGCGCCAGGCGGAGATCGAGCCGCAGCGCGAGCGATTCCAGTGCCGCCACAGGACGAGGATCTTCGACCCCACCGAGAAGCTCTGTTCGCTCGGGCAGGCACGCGCGCAACTCGGCGAGATGCGCATCCACCGGGTCCCCGCGTCCTTCCCCGTCAAGTTCGGCGTTCATGGCCCAGTTGACCGGGCGACGCAGCCGGGCGCCCTGGGCGGCCCAGTGCCACCCGCGCTCCGGATCGGCGTGGTCCGTGAACCACGCCGGCGTGAGCAACTCGACTTCCTGCTCCTCCGTGCGCGGGCGACGGCCGCGTCAAAAGCGGACAGGTGTCCTCATGGCGCGGGAGAAGGTGGTGACGTCACGTGGGTGGGGGCGTCGTTCGGGCCCGGGATGCCCATCGCGGTGTCCCACCACGCGGGATAGACGGGCGGGAGCGCGGTGGCCGCGTCGAGTGCGGCGAGTTCGTCGGGGGTGAGGTCCAAGGTGGCGGCGGCGAGGTTGTCGTCGAGCTGGCGCAGCGTGCTGGCGCCGACGATGACCGAGGTGACGCCGGGTTGGGCGGTCGTCCAGGCGAGTGCGACGCGTGCCGTGGACACACCGCGGTCGGCGGCGATGCGTGCTGCGGTGTCGAGGGCGCGCGTCCCGACGTCGGGGGCGACGGGAGGGAACGTGTGGGCGGCCCGTCGCCCCTCGCCCGAACCGTCGCGGTAGCGCCCGGTCAGGTAGCCGCCGGCCAAGGGGCTCCACACCACGACGCCGAGGTCGTGGGCCCGGCACTGCGGGATGATCTCGTGTTCCGCCTCGCGCCCGACGAGCGAGTGGTAGATCTGCGCGGCGGTGAACGGCGTGCGGTTCAGGGCCTGTTGGTGGGCGACCGCCGCGGCGGTCTCCCAGGCCCGGAAGTTGCTGACGCCGACAGCGCGGACCAGTCCGCGTGCCACGAGGTCGTCGAGTGCCCGGAGTGTCTCCTCGATCGGCGTCGTGCGGTCCGGCCGGTGGAGCTGGTAGAGATCGATGCGGTCGGTGCCGAGGCGGCGGAGGCTGGCCTCACACGACGCGACGACGGCGTCGTACGCCAGCGCACCGGGTGACGTGTTCCCGAACCCGACCTTGGTGGCGATCAGGACGTCGTCGCGCCGGTTCCGGACGCAGGCGCCGAGGATCTCCTCCGACTGTCCGGACGCGTAGACGTCGGCGGTGTCGATCAGGTTGACCCCGGCGTCGAGTGCCCGGTCCACGAGGGCGCGGGCGTGGTGTTCGTCGACGGTCGTGATCGGCGGCATGCCCGAGCCGAACGTCATTGCCCCGAGCGCGAGTTTCGAGACCTCCAGGCCGCTGCTGCCGAGGCGACGGCGTTCCAATGTCCTGTCCTCCGTTGTTCGACGGCTGCCGGAACAGCAGTGTGCGGACCCACTCGGGGCGTCCGCGTGTCTCCCCGGCGTAGGCCCTTGGGACGCCGCGCGACGGCGTTTAGCGCGGAGTTCGTGATCATGGTGTCGCGGAACCGCCAGACGTCCGTGCCGTGCTCACGGTGGATCAGCCGCGGGGCGTCGTCCGGTACTTCCGGGGGAGGCGGTCGACGAACATGTCCGGCGGTTCGATGACGTGGTCGTCCACGCTGATCAGGATCATGTCATCGCGGTGCTGTGACTCTCCTCGACGTGTGCCCGGTCGCCCCGGGCTGAGGGCGGCATGGTGGAGTCGGCGGACCGCCCGTCGCGCGGGGGCTGGTGGAACGTTGTTCGGGTGCGTCCGACCGGCCGTGCCGAGCGGAGTCAGCGGCGGAGTTTGCTGAAGTCCCAGCTGACGATCTTGTCCGGGGTGATGCGGAGCCAGCCGTGGCGGCCGTCGTACTGGAACGCGCGGCCGGGGGAGTACTTGTCCGCGAAGAGCTGTTCGGGGGCGGTGAGTTCGTCGACGGGTTCGCCGGTACGGGGGATCTCGCCCACGGTTTCGGCGGTGCCCTGGAGCTCGATGCCGCGCAGGCTCAGGAAGTCGCTGCCGCCGTCGTCGACGATCAGGCTGACCCGCTGATCGCGGGTGATGTCGGTCCACCGCTGGCTGCGCGTCAGCGAGTTGAGCCACAGCGCGGTCCCGTCCCAGACGAACCAGAGGGCGCTGAGGTGCGGACTCCCGCCCGCACCGACCGTCGCGACCCGCACGACCGGCGCCTCGCGCAGGAACGCGTCCCGCTCCTCGTCGCTCATCGCGATGGCCCTGCCCTTGCGCTGCGTGCTCATCGTCCTCGCCTCTCCGCTGTCCGGAAGTGGGTCCGGGGCCTGCCCGGGACCGCGAACGAGCCGTCCTCGGCGGGCCGCCCTGGGTGCCGTACCCGGGGACCACGCGAAACGCCCACCGGGAAACGGGCCGTACGCCCCGCCTTTTGCTAACGCTGCTCGCCTTTCACGCACACTATGGGAGCGCTGATCGCATAATGTCAAGGTGGTGTTGAATGGGCGAGGTGCACCAGCAACCACACGCCGGCTCCCAGGACGGGCTCCGCCCCCACTCCCAGGACGCCGCCCCCGCCGCCGAGCCCGGTTCGGCCCGGTGGTGGGCCGAACGCCTGGCCTGCACCCGCGTCCGCCGCCCCCGCGCCGGTGGACTGTCCACCGCACGCATCGTCGACGCCGCCATGGACGTCCTGCGTACGGACGGCCCCGAGACCCTGACCCTGCGCGCCGTCGCGGACCGCCTCGGCACCCGCAGCGCCTCGCTGTACCGGCACATCGCCGGCCGCGACGAACTCGTCGCCCTGCTCGCCGACCACATCCTCGGCGACATCCGGATCACCCGTACCGGTCGCGGCTGGCGCGCCGACGCCGAAGCCCTCATGCGCGAGCTGCGCCGCGTCCTCCTCGCCCAACCCCTCCCCCCGCGCGCCGGACGCGACGGCTCCGGCTACGGCCCCAACGCCCTGCGCCTGACCGACGCCGCACTCGCCGTCTTCCTCGACGCCGGCCTGGACACCACCCAGGCCGCCCACGCCGCCACCACCAGCATCCAGTTCGTGGCCGGCCTCACCGACATCGAACGCAGCACCACCGGCCGCGGACCCCACGGAGCCACCCGCGCCGACGGCTACCCCGAACTCCTCGCGACCCTCCCCCCGAACCAGTACACCGCCCTGCGCACCACCGGTCCCACCTACCTCCACATGCCCGCCGACCAGGTCTTCACCTACGGCATGCACCGCCTCCTCGACGGCATCACCACCACCCTCCCCGACCACCCGACCCCCCGATAAGACCGACAACCGCCCCACCGCGACCCGACGTCGTGTGGACGCCGCCGCGAACCGACGTGGGTGCGGCCGATGCCGAGGTCGCCTCCACGGTCGGGGTCGGGTGGGTTCGCGGGCATGGTTGGGGGTGGGTGTCAGTCGCCTTTGGCGAGGTTCTTGCGCAGGGCGTGGGCGGGGGGCTGGCGGGCTCCGGGGTGTTGGCCTGTCTGTCCGGGGTGTTGTGGCTTGGTGAATCGGTAGGTCATGCGATCCGGGTGCACTTGTGCGGACACCTCGGTCATGTCGGCCTCGCGCAGGCGCTCGCCGACCTTGATGACGGACCCGCGAGCGGCGGGCAGGGTTTCGGCGACCATGGCGAGGAAGTCGTGGTGCTGCCGGTACAGGTCGGGGGGTATCGCCGCCTCGGCGGCGTTGACGACCTCGTCCCGCAGCACCGATACCCCGAGGTACTGCTCGTCCGGGTGCACGAGCCCCGGCGGACGCTCGGCCAGGTGTTCGGCGGCTGCCGGTGGCAGCGCGGGTATGGGGAAGTCGTCGTCGGCGTGGGCACGCAGCAGTGCCTTGACCTGTCGGGGTGACGGGGCGTTGTCGCCGAGGAACCGCGCGACGTTCCGGTGTACGAGCGCGGGGTCGACATCGCCGCGCAGCCCGCGCAGCACGTCGACGTACGGGGCCCGTGCGACCTCCCACGCGTGGTAATCGCCGTACAGGCCGGAGTTCACCGCCCTCCGCGCACCGGCGTTCCCGTCGACGAACTGCTCTATCCGCTCGGAGCGCAGCGGATACGGGGCCCGTGTGACGAGGGCGGCCAGCGTGTGCGCGGCGGCGGAGACCTTGCCCGTGGGGCGCGCGAGTTCCCAGTCGGTCAGGACGGCCTCGCCGAAGGACCACATGAAGTTGCCGACGGTCGGGTCCCCGTGCGCCACGACGAGATCGCTGCGGTCCTCGCGAGCCGGCGGCAGTCCGCGGTGCAGCTGTTGCGGCGTGGGCAGCCGGAAGCGGCGGGCCAGCGCCTCGCCGATGACCGGTGTCACGACCTCGGCGACGCGGACGGTGAACGAGCGCACCAGGGCCGAATCGCTCGCGTCCGGAGCGCAGCGCAGCGGCACTTCGGCTTCCGGGAGCGAGGTGAGGATCCGGAGGGAGCGCCGCGCTTTCGGCATCAGGGAGTGTGCGGCGGCCTCGCTGTGGTGGCTGACGTACGCGAGTTCGTCGATCAGGTAGCCGACGTGCCAGTCGAACGCCGCCTCGCTGGAGGCCGGATCCGTCTCGTGGGGCTCCAGGCGCGGCAGGCCCGCCAGGGGGGCCAGCGGCTCCCCGGCCGGGGTGGGCGCCGAGGTGTACGCGCCGGGATCGGCGTCCCTCAGGGCGGCGCGGGCGTCGGTGTCGTTGATCACCCGCAGGTCCAGGGCGTTGATGGGCCCGGTCGCCCAGCGCTGGACCTCGCCGGTTCCCGGAATGGTCCAGGTCGCGTTGCTGGTGCCGGTGCCCAGCAGCAGCGGCACGTCGACCTCGTAGGCGTCCGGGTCGCCGCTCACCCAGGAAGCCTGGCATGCCCGGCGGAGTCACCGGGGTGTGGCGTCGAGGACGACCCCGCCGCGGCACGGCCCGAGGCGGCCACCCCAGCCACTGGCACCGCCGACGAAGCACTCACCGCCGCGGCCGTCGTGCCCACTCCCGTCAACCCATCACCCCCACCTCGACACGGAGGCCCCCATCGCGGCCACCGACGCCCGCGGCCGGCGCGTCGACCCCAGGAGGACACCGGCCGTTGTGGCACCAACCCCGCCGGCACCCGCGACCGTTCGCCGCCCGCACCGCGGAGCTGTGGTACGTGGGAGATTCAACACCACGGTCCACCGATGAGGAATTGCCGGGTGATCGCGGTGCGGGGCTCCATGTGCCGAACATCCGTGTCGATGCCCCGGGTTGGCGGGGATTCTCCGGTCGGAGGTCAGCGCGGGTCGACGGCCCGACCCAATTCGTCCCAGTTCGCCGTGACGGCGTCGACGACCTCGTCACCGCTCAGCCACTCGGGGCCGCGCAGCAGTTGCGTGGTCTCCCGGTATCGGTTGTAGCGCTCGTGGTCCCGCGCCATGGACGCGGCTCAGGCGGTAGGAGAAGTCCGACGAACTCGGGTCGATGTGACGGGCCTGGCCGTTGACCGTGTACTCGACGCCCGGAATCCGGTGGTCGAGCGCGTTCGAACTGTGCCGGCAGTACTTGATTACGGCGTCGGCCTTCGCGTGGAAGCGCTCGGGCGGCCCGGTCAGGTCGGCGACGGTAGTGGCCGCGTCGGTGATGGTGTGGTATTCGGAGCCGGTGCGGCCCCGGTCGCGAGGAGGGGAGGGGCGAGGCCGACGCGGCGGTCACCGTGGTCGTCACGGCAGTTCGGGGGGAGCGGGGTGTCCACGCCGTGATCGGCTTCGCCCCCAAGCCGGTCACATACGGCTGATGCCATGCGACGGACATGAACGCGGCGGTGGGAGAAGCCATGGCGTAACCCCTCCCACCACCGTTCCACGCCGCTCGCCGCTCGCCGCTCGCCGCGTTCGGCGGTAGCGCGCACCAGCCACGGAACCGCCGACCTTCCCTGCGGTTTCGCGGCGCATGCGCGCGGCGCGCTCGGCGGCGGCCCGGTCCCGGCACGCAACCGCCGACCTTCCACGTCGGCCCGGTTCCGGCGCTCTCACCGGGCGGTGCGGCACCTCCGGTCTGGGCAGTGCCGCACCGCGCGCACCCCGTCCGACCTCCGGCGCTGCGGCATCGACAACCCAGCCCGCTCCCACTCGCGGCGAGGGTCGCGGTTGACGCATGCCGATATCGGAATATGATCGTCCCATGGCACGAGCAGCGACGACGTCGGACGTCTTCAACGCGATCGCCGAGCCGCGGCGCCGGGAGATCCTGGTGCTGCTGCGGGCGGGTGAGCGGTCGGTGACCGAGTTGGCGCAGGAGCTGGGGATGACCCAGCCGGGGGCGTCCAAACACCTGCGGGTGCTCCGGGAGGTCGGGCTGGTGCGCGACCGCAAAGCGGGCAAACAGCGCCTGTACGGCCTTGACGCGGGCGGGCTGCGGCCCGTCCACGAGTGGACCGGCGGCTTCGAGCAGTTCTGGAACGCGAGCTTCGACCGGTTGGACGCCTACGTGCAGGACCTGAAACAGACAGGGAAAGCGGAGTAACTGATGAGCACGACAGAACATGGAACGCCAGACCGCGAGGTTGTCATCTCCCGGATCATCGACGCCCCACGCGAGCTGGTGTTCGAGGCGTTCACCGACGTCCGACACCTGTCGCGGTGGTGGGGCCCGGAAGGGTTCACCACCACCACGCGGTCGTTCGAGTTCCGCGTCGGCGGAGACTGGGACTTCGTGATGCACGGACCGGACGGGACGGACTACCAGGAGTGGATCACCTGGACCGAGCTCGCCCCGCCGGAACGGATCGCGATGCTCCACGGTGAGACCCGCGACGACCCGAACGCCTTCACGTCGATCCTGACGTTCGAGCCCGACGGCACCGCGACCCGGATCCGGATGCACACGGTGTTCCCCACCAAGGAACAACGCGACGAGGCGGTCGAGAAGTACCACGCGATCGAGGGCGGCGAGCA is from Yinghuangia sp. ASG 101 and encodes:
- a CDS encoding pyridoxamine 5'-phosphate oxidase family protein gives rise to the protein MSTQRKGRAIAMSDEERDAFLREAPVVRVATVGAGGSPHLSALWFVWDGTALWLNSLTRSQRWTDITRDQRVSLIVDDGGSDFLSLRGIELQGTAETVGEIPRTGEPVDELTAPEQLFADKYSPGRAFQYDGRHGWLRITPDKIVSWDFSKLRR
- a CDS encoding aldo/keto reductase, which encodes MERRRLGSSGLEVSKLALGAMTFGSGMPPITTVDEHHARALVDRALDAGVNLIDTADVYASGQSEEILGACVRNRRDDVLIATKVGFGNTSPGALAYDAVVASCEASLRRLGTDRIDLYQLHRPDRTTPIEETLRALDDLVARGLVRAVGVSNFRAWETAAAVAHQQALNRTPFTAAQIYHSLVGREAEHEIIPQCRAHDLGVVVWSPLAGGYLTGRYRDGSGEGRRAAHTFPPVAPDVGTRALDTAARIAADRGVSTARVALAWTTAQPGVTSVIVGASTLRQLDDNLAAATLDLTPDELAALDAATALPPVYPAWWDTAMGIPGPNDAPTHVTSPPSPAP
- a CDS encoding ArsR/SmtB family transcription factor, giving the protein MARAATTSDVFNAIAEPRRREILVLLRAGERSVTELAQELGMTQPGASKHLRVLREVGLVRDRKAGKQRLYGLDAGGLRPVHEWTGGFEQFWNASFDRLDAYVQDLKQTGKAE
- a CDS encoding SRPBCC family protein; protein product: MSTTEHGTPDREVVISRIIDAPRELVFEAFTDVRHLSRWWGPEGFTTTTRSFEFRVGGDWDFVMHGPDGTDYQEWITWTELAPPERIAMLHGETRDDPNAFTSILTFEPDGTATRIRMHTVFPTKEQRDEAVEKYHAIEGGEQTLGNLAAYVAEIVRKGAED
- a CDS encoding STM4015 family protein, coding for MGVGKYLEYWGGLPVHWLEAPVDLEAASPEMRNLLTMSPNSRPTTWAEVGAAAPRADRVAWGLATAYDSDVSYTEVFEGFLQAVDTTRVRSLLLGYWGKGILSREPANLPAELLCAHADRFPALRSLFVGHITSDQHEISWIPRGDVTQVLESFPELEELTYRFGQRSNRDEPSDVLRPVRHERLRRLTLETGGLPAHVPGAIAACDFPALEHLDVWLGVEFYGGDATVRDLDALLVGASLPRLRHLGMMNSEIQNDIATALAAAPIVARLASLDLSMGTLSDAGVEALLTGQPLTHLQNLTVEHHFVSESMARRLRDLLESAGVEVTMPAAEELYDWLIDEGQEGRYTQVSE
- a CDS encoding TetR/AcrR family transcriptional regulator: MGEVHQQPHAGSQDGLRPHSQDAAPAAEPGSARWWAERLACTRVRRPRAGGLSTARIVDAAMDVLRTDGPETLTLRAVADRLGTRSASLYRHIAGRDELVALLADHILGDIRITRTGRGWRADAEALMRELRRVLLAQPLPPRAGRDGSGYGPNALRLTDAALAVFLDAGLDTTQAAHAATTSIQFVAGLTDIERSTTGRGPHGATRADGYPELLATLPPNQYTALRTTGPTYLHMPADQVFTYGMHRLLDGITTTLPDHPTPR